Proteins encoded by one window of Chroococcidiopsis sp. TS-821:
- a CDS encoding DNA-binding protein — protein sequence MNRHFLIGLAIVASVSTLGLPTIARSQTRIGDLQQRPPGITISGRVTSVVGNDFILEDDSGQIVVDAGPRWWQEIDVSPGEQVTVNGELGRGGEFDAFSITRADGTVIQIRPAQGPPPWAGGPNRAPGARSRGNTPVQN from the coding sequence ATGAACAGGCATTTTCTAATTGGCTTGGCTATAGTAGCGTCAGTTTCCACATTAGGACTACCTACTATAGCGCGATCGCAAACCCGAATCGGCGATCTACAGCAACGTCCTCCTGGAATAACAATATCTGGTCGAGTGACAAGCGTTGTTGGCAACGACTTCATCCTAGAGGATGACTCAGGGCAGATCGTAGTCGATGCTGGACCGCGGTGGTGGCAGGAGATCGACGTTTCTCCAGGAGAACAAGTTACCGTCAACGGCGAACTAGGAAGAGGTGGTGAATTTGATGCTTTCTCGATTACGAGAGCCGACGGTACAGTTATTCAAATTCGCCCCGCACAAGGTCCGCCGCCTTGGGCTGGTGGTCCAAACCGCGCTCCTGGAGCAAGAAGTAGAGGCAATACTCCAGTGCAAAATTAG
- a CDS encoding APC family permease — protein sequence MEQREHSLHQERLASTATAPKPALAFGDAIAIIVGIVIGAGIFETPALVAANSGNGVVALGAWVLGGLISLLGALCYGELATTYPHTGGNYYYLLRAFGKPVAFLFAWARMTVIQTGSIALLAFVFGDYASQLLRLGTYSPSIYAGLAIALLTGLNIVGVQQGKVAQNWLTAAKVLGLLLVVAVGLAATIEPPQPATISSESSLGLVMIFVLLSYGGWNEAAYISAEIRNVRRNMVRSLVWSLGIITAIYLLINLAYLRGLGLAGTAGSQAVAADLMRGAFGTPGAVFISFLIAISTLGATNATIFTGARTNHALGQDFARFAFLGRWRTSSNTPAAALLVQGAISLLLVLFGTLAPRNGFETMVDYTAPIFWFFFLLSVMTIFVLRQREPHLRRPFQVPFYPVTPLVFCIICIYLLYSSVTYTGIGALLGLVVVISGIPLLFWTRQQQT from the coding sequence GTGGAGCAACGGGAACACAGCTTACATCAAGAAAGACTAGCAAGTACTGCAACGGCACCTAAACCAGCACTAGCCTTTGGAGATGCGATCGCAATTATCGTTGGTATCGTCATCGGTGCTGGAATTTTTGAAACACCTGCGCTGGTTGCTGCAAATAGCGGTAATGGGGTCGTTGCGCTCGGAGCTTGGGTTTTGGGAGGACTAATATCTTTACTTGGCGCACTATGCTATGGCGAGCTAGCAACAACCTATCCGCACACGGGTGGTAATTACTATTACTTGTTACGGGCATTTGGCAAACCTGTTGCTTTCTTATTCGCTTGGGCGCGCATGACAGTGATTCAAACTGGCTCGATTGCTTTGCTAGCATTTGTCTTTGGTGACTATGCTTCACAGCTATTGCGTCTGGGAACTTATTCACCTTCAATTTATGCAGGGTTGGCGATCGCTCTATTAACTGGTTTGAATATAGTTGGCGTACAACAAGGCAAAGTGGCACAGAATTGGTTGACCGCCGCCAAGGTTTTAGGATTGTTACTTGTGGTAGCTGTTGGTTTAGCTGCAACGATTGAACCTCCGCAACCAGCGACGATCTCTAGCGAAAGTAGTTTAGGACTAGTCATGATTTTTGTGTTGCTGTCATATGGTGGGTGGAACGAGGCGGCTTATATTTCTGCGGAGATCCGTAACGTCCGACGCAACATGGTACGATCGCTCGTATGGAGTCTGGGAATTATTACAGCAATTTATTTGCTCATTAACCTTGCATATCTGCGTGGTTTGGGTCTTGCTGGTACCGCCGGTTCACAAGCTGTTGCTGCCGATTTGATGCGCGGTGCCTTCGGAACGCCTGGGGCAGTGTTTATCAGTTTTCTGATCGCGATTTCTACTTTAGGTGCTACCAATGCCACCATTTTTACGGGTGCGCGTACGAATCATGCCTTGGGGCAAGATTTTGCTAGATTTGCCTTTCTCGGTCGTTGGCGAACAAGTAGTAATACTCCAGCAGCTGCTTTACTCGTCCAAGGAGCAATTTCCTTATTACTGGTGTTGTTTGGAACGCTAGCTCCGCGCAATGGCTTTGAGACGATGGTGGACTATACAGCGCCGATATTCTGGTTCTTTTTTTTACTCTCTGTTATGACTATCTTTGTCCTACGACAGCGCGAACCACATCTGCGTAGACCTTTCCAAGTGCCGTTTTATCCTGTCACCCCGCTCGTTTTTTGTATCATTTGTATCTATTTGCTTTACTCTAGCGTGACCTATACCGGAATTGGAGCGCTACTCGGTTTAGTTGTCGTTATATCGGGTATACCACTGTTGTTTTGGACTCGCCAGCAACAAACTTGA
- a CDS encoding methyltransferase domain-containing protein yields MQQTIKSLLVAGIGAGSLLIAGCEQQRQFEVEAQQPAPTVQTQSPAPATAPTQPQERAPDVPYVPTPQEVVDQMLQLANVTSNDVVYDLGSGDGRIPITAVQKFGASRAYGIEINPELVQRARQNADTANVSDRVQFIQQDLFQTDLQDATVVTLYLLPDINIKLRPKLLQELRPGTRIVSHDFDMGEWQPDEVVRVQGPSRQHTLYLWTVPENVPANLQ; encoded by the coding sequence ATGCAGCAAACGATCAAAAGTTTATTAGTAGCAGGTATAGGGGCGGGTAGCTTACTCATTGCGGGGTGCGAGCAACAACGTCAATTTGAAGTAGAAGCACAACAACCAGCGCCCACAGTTCAAACGCAATCACCTGCGCCTGCGACTGCGCCGACTCAACCGCAAGAACGCGCACCTGACGTACCTTATGTGCCGACTCCGCAAGAGGTCGTAGACCAAATGTTGCAGTTGGCAAATGTCACTAGCAACGATGTAGTGTACGATCTAGGAAGTGGTGACGGTAGAATTCCTATTACTGCTGTCCAAAAGTTTGGTGCAAGTAGGGCTTATGGAATCGAAATTAATCCCGAACTTGTACAACGTGCCCGTCAAAATGCCGATACTGCCAACGTAAGCGATCGCGTCCAGTTTATCCAACAAGATCTATTTCAAACAGATTTACAGGACGCTACTGTAGTCACGCTCTATCTGTTACCAGATATCAACATCAAGTTACGTCCCAAGTTACTACAAGAGTTAAGACCAGGCACTCGCATTGTCTCCCACGACTTTGATATGGGTGAGTGGCAACCAGACGAAGTCGTTCGCGTCCAAGGACCAAGTCGCCAACATACGCTTTACCTATGGACTGTACCAGAAAATGTTCCCGCAAACTTGCAATAA
- a CDS encoding potassium channel family protein: MGWLSQILGTGLVVLALADIYMTVLYPRGERGILSVLLARGLWQVFCFGARFIRQRDRILSYMGPTLLVVTIAVWIFLLILGFASIYWPALGNEIQMEGKATPTDFATAIYYSGYSLVTLGTGDITPRTSTYRLLMILESMLGFSVLTINLTFLQSVYSQLMQRNIFALSLHHRTGRTADAAVMLARMGSSGSFDSSTRQDLTDIAQNLLNLLESNHSHPALGYFRLQENYYALARVIFVAMDTVTLIKSALDEHSHHSLIASAAVKNLEESGMQFLAELFELFLPVNATRLRMQSEQMWRSRYYKAIAHLAAQGIATTSDVEAGADLYVALRRQWNPGIVALASYLEYEWSAIAPPDFG; the protein is encoded by the coding sequence ATGGGCTGGCTATCACAAATTTTAGGAACAGGATTAGTCGTTTTAGCACTTGCAGATATTTACATGACTGTTTTGTACCCCAGAGGTGAAAGGGGTATTCTTAGCGTGCTGCTAGCGCGCGGATTGTGGCAAGTTTTTTGCTTCGGCGCTAGATTTATACGCCAGCGCGATCGCATTCTCTCGTACATGGGACCCACGCTGCTGGTTGTCACAATTGCTGTGTGGATCTTTTTACTTATTTTAGGGTTTGCTTCAATTTATTGGCCTGCACTAGGTAATGAAATTCAAATGGAAGGCAAAGCGACTCCGACAGATTTTGCGACAGCAATTTACTATAGCGGCTACTCACTCGTCACATTGGGAACTGGCGATATTACACCTCGAACAAGTACTTATCGTTTGCTAATGATCCTTGAATCGATGCTTGGCTTTTCTGTGTTGACAATTAATTTGACTTTCTTACAGTCAGTGTATAGCCAGCTGATGCAACGCAATATTTTTGCCTTGAGTCTTCATCATCGTACGGGAAGAACCGCAGACGCTGCAGTGATGCTTGCACGCATGGGTTCGAGTGGAAGCTTTGATAGTAGTACTCGCCAAGATCTTACGGACATAGCTCAAAACTTGTTGAACTTACTGGAGTCTAATCATTCCCATCCAGCGTTAGGTTATTTCCGCTTGCAGGAAAATTACTATGCGTTAGCACGAGTTATTTTTGTTGCAATGGATACAGTAACGCTGATTAAAAGCGCGCTTGACGAACATAGCCATCACTCGTTGATTGCTTCAGCAGCAGTCAAAAATCTAGAAGAAAGTGGAATGCAATTTTTAGCTGAGTTGTTTGAGTTGTTTCTTCCAGTTAATGCTACGCGCTTAAGGATGCAATCCGAACAAATGTGGCGATCGCGCTATTACAAGGCAATTGCCCACTTGGCTGCACAGGGAATTGCCACAACGTCTGATGTAGAGGCTGGTGCAGATCTATATGTGGCGCTACGTCGTCAGTGGAACCCTGGTATAGTTGCGCTAGCAAGCTATTTGGAATACGAGTGGAGTGCGATCGCACCTCCTGATTTTGGATGA
- a CDS encoding alpha/beta fold hydrolase: MSQLQEKPIKLNNYQTVYLEGGDSNSETILFLHGWTIAAEPYQTTLQLLSQKYRVIAPDLPGFGKTSLPNSVADYNGYVECLIAFLAALNLRQVHVVGHSGGGAVGIALAATDSSLVKSLVLIDSTGIPLGSLPEVALRRLIDFPAQLGRFKIEPMMLFIKALIANWIFKPQNMIQASWIALEKDLRPLLPKVKCPTLVIWGDRDLFVPVKFAYEFYQGIPRAQLIILEDEYHEWIFYHEQKCVDFAFNFLHEVERSL, encoded by the coding sequence ATGTCTCAACTCCAAGAAAAACCAATTAAATTAAACAACTATCAAACGGTTTATTTAGAAGGAGGAGATTCTAATTCTGAAACGATCTTATTTTTACATGGTTGGACAATTGCAGCCGAGCCTTATCAAACAACTTTACAACTTTTATCACAAAAATATCGCGTTATTGCGCCAGATTTACCAGGCTTTGGGAAAACTTCTTTACCAAATTCTGTTGCTGACTATAACGGATATGTAGAGTGCCTAATAGCTTTTTTAGCAGCTTTAAACTTACGACAAGTTCATGTAGTAGGACACTCTGGTGGAGGTGCTGTTGGAATTGCTTTAGCAGCGACAGATTCCTCGCTTGTTAAAAGTCTTGTGCTCATTGATAGTACTGGAATTCCTTTAGGTTCTTTACCTGAAGTCGCGCTACGGCGATTGATAGATTTTCCCGCACAGCTCGGCAGATTTAAGATTGAACCAATGATGCTGTTTATAAAAGCCTTGATTGCTAACTGGATATTTAAACCTCAAAATATGATCCAAGCTAGCTGGATAGCTTTAGAAAAAGACTTACGACCATTGCTACCAAAAGTCAAATGTCCGACTTTAGTAATTTGGGGCGATCGCGATTTATTTGTTCCTGTTAAGTTTGCCTATGAATTTTATCAAGGAATCCCTCGCGCTCAGTTAATTATTCTAGAAGATGAATATCATGAGTGGATTTTTTACCACGAACAAAAGTGCGTCGATTTCGCGTTCAATTTCCTTCACGAGGTTGAGCGTTCACTTTAA
- a CDS encoding response regulator: protein MLTVDLERFSPENYFFPIAGNSLALVVDSDLDSLTLTTEIVKFCGCCVLTATTSQNALQLAIAHQPALILLELMLPEVDGITLTMQLRQSMSCPIIAVTSLPRFLFQAKALAAGCNDFIEKPVVVETLETTIFRFLNISSSASLWE from the coding sequence ATGCTTACTGTGGACTTAGAACGCTTTTCACCGGAAAACTATTTCTTTCCCATAGCAGGAAATTCACTTGCTTTAGTCGTTGATAGCGATTTAGATAGTTTAACGCTAACAACAGAGATTGTTAAGTTTTGTGGGTGTTGCGTGCTGACTGCTACCACAAGTCAAAATGCTCTACAGCTGGCGATTGCTCACCAACCAGCACTTATATTGTTAGAGCTAATGCTACCAGAAGTAGATGGCATTACTTTAACAATGCAACTCCGACAGAGTATGTCATGTCCGATTATTGCGGTTACAAGTTTACCGAGATTTTTATTTCAAGCAAAAGCTTTAGCTGCTGGATGTAATGATTTTATTGAAAAGCCTGTAGTTGTTGAAACGTTAGAAACTACAATTTTTCGCTTTTTAAACATTTCTTCTTCCGCTTCGCTTTGGGAATAG
- a CDS encoding DUF2294 domain-containing protein, producing the protein MSTQKPTRGQIERTLKQRIQALYLAEIGQRPEQVICQFFDDKLAIVLEKSVTLSEKFLLATQRQELAQEVRSHIDAAIKPKLIQMIEEVTGVAVNTILTATDLNSSISGIIVILSGLPSVRDLESIPKAKRKKKCLKSEKL; encoded by the coding sequence ATGAGTACGCAAAAACCTACGCGCGGGCAAATAGAACGGACTTTAAAACAGCGAATTCAAGCATTATATCTAGCTGAAATAGGACAACGTCCTGAACAAGTTATTTGTCAGTTTTTCGATGACAAATTAGCAATTGTTCTGGAAAAATCTGTCACGCTTTCAGAAAAATTCTTATTAGCAACACAACGCCAAGAGTTAGCACAAGAAGTGCGATCGCATATCGATGCAGCAATCAAGCCAAAGTTAATTCAAATGATAGAAGAAGTGACAGGCGTTGCAGTTAATACAATCCTTACAGCTACTGATTTAAATAGCAGTATTTCAGGAATAATTGTCATTTTATCTGGCTTACCCTCGGTACGAGATTTGGAATCTATTCCCAAAGCGAAGCGGAAGAAGAAATGTTTAAAAAGCGAAAAATTGTAG